A window of Pleuronectes platessa chromosome 20, fPlePla1.1, whole genome shotgun sequence genomic DNA:
TGAGTCCTGAGTGGTCCAGCCCTTCCGACCTGTCCACGATTAAacctccctctcccaggacgagGACAACCTGTCCCCCTGGGGTTCAAAGACCCATCTCGATTACCATATCTCATGGTATTTGGTCTGTCTTGCGGCACAGGGCTCCTCTGAGACTCAACATAGTTGGAATCTCTCCGATTATCTTGAAAGCGGCCTCCTCTCACGTCTTCCCGATCATCCAGCCGTGTGTCCGACGTCCTGAACCGCTCCTGCGAGGAGCCTTGAGGACGGGGACTCCTCTGTCGATTAAACTCAAGATCTCTGCGTTTATCAAATTGTTCCCACTGTGGTGATTTTTTGACATTTACGATACCGTGATCATGTTCAATGACAAGTGGTCTCATGGGTCGGACATCTCCACGGGGAAGGCTCCCCTGAGTGTTTCCTCCAAACCCATCTCTGGGCGTCTCCACCAAGTAACGCTGTTCCCCaaactcctcctcatccctgtACCTGTGACAGCATAAGAGGAGGTGACATGGTTCAACAATGATTCATGGGAATGTCCATCTTCACATATGCTTTTAAATCTACAGTTGACATTagctttgttttgtctgtgtctttgtcatAGCAATAGTTACCAATGTAGCAGGATTCTTAAAGACTACAGCTGCTGCTCGCATTAACAACTAGAGAACGCACAACAGAAAACATGCAGCATCGTTAAGAGCCAGAAGAGCCGGCAAAGGAAGACAACTGTAAGCCATGCAACATGTTAGATTAGTGTTTGGTTAGAAGGAAAATAAGAAATGACGAAAGAGAGTGAAGGATTCTTGCTCTATGGGAAATAAAGATGAGAATCGTCTGAATTCTTCTTTCTTGGAAAGTGCTGCGATGCATTTTGCTTGGAATTTACCCAGGGTGATCGGCGTCATCCATTTCCCTCCGTTGCCTTTTAAAGGGGGGGCTCCTCTCTTGATGTGGCTCCtccctttgtctgtctctgttggAACCCTGTAAATTCCTCCTACCTCTCTCCCTAGCTGCTCCACTTCTTTGATCTTCTATCCTCGTAGCGGGACTGAGGTCTCTGAACCTCCCTGGGCCTCGGCCCTGCTCCTCCCTCCAGCCCATCCCCGGCTCTCTCTGCTGGGGATCTGCCTGAGACCTCGGTGGCAATCTTTCCCTCACCAAACTCGGGGGAGAGTGGGGCAACCTCCCCCTGTTATCATAACTCTGGTCTTGAAACCCTTCCCTGCGTCTATCGCTGTCCCCTCCGACATTGCGCGGTGGCGAAAGCCTGCGACCCTCGAAGGCCCTCACGTCATAGTGAGGTGAAGACGCTCGGTTGTAAAACTTCTCCACGTCTGGACGGCGGTGATGCTCAATCTGGAAAAGGTCATCTGGAAAGGGAGGGGATCTTCTCTGGGCTTCTGGGTACATCTCTTCCCTGTCAAAGCCCCAGTCTTCTTCAGGAGTCGGTCTGAGGCGGTGACTCCTGTGATGTGGATTCTTATCTGGTTCTGTGAGGACTTTATAAGGAGCAGAGCTGGATTCCTCCCACTGAAACCTCCTGAAAGAAATAAACTACGTCACTTTTGAAACTGATAAattcaatacaaatatattttaacgTTAAATTATGACAATGTGTTTACCTGTAGTTAGGAGACCGCGACCGTGACATATTCTCCACCTTCAAAGAAAGTAGAAGTTTACGATCAGTTAATTCACTGCTTCATCAAGAACCGTCCGTTAACTAAAGACTAACGATGGACTGCCAACCaatttattatcatcattataatTACTATATTATCATTCTGTTATTTCAGAGTCCAGTTTAATTAtgtaaataataacacaattgGTTATTACTGTAAACTAAAAACTCGTGTTTTCTTTAAGGTTTGACTTTATATTGCACGATATTTTTTATCTGCAGTTTAATATACGTAAATGAAGACATGAAACTACAAGAGATGTTTATTATTTCAATATAATTCTATTAATTGATCATTACACTGCAGCAGATTaactaaacatgtttttatcaaCCAGGAGAATATCAACCAGGTTAAAGACCTGGAACACTTTCTACTCGAGTCAcaactaaacacatttttatgtaataatacattttaataccaTTTAACAGAAACTGATCAACAATGctagctaagctaagctaacgctGCGCAGTGCACTTACCCGAGGCCCCGCTAGTGTTGGCTAGCAAAGCTAACGCGGCTAACGCTAACGCGGCTAACGTTAGCAGCAGCGAGGACAAGCGCGATAAAACCGCGAAGAGCAAACGTTTGAGACGTTAAATTAAAAACGTGTCGATCCACGAACAGGATCCGGATGCGAACAGACGCGCGTACGTTTCCTGCGAAGTTTAAAAATGTCTGAAACCTTCAACTCTTCATGTTTCATTAAACACCCGATTCACCACTTCC
This region includes:
- the zgc:112982 gene encoding BCLAF1 and THRAP3 family member 3 isoform X4; translated protein: MSRSRSPNYRRFQWEESSSAPYKVLTEPDKNPHHRSHRLRPTPEEDWGFDREEMYPEAQRRSPPFPDDLFQIEHHRRPDVEKFYNRASSPHYDVRAFEGRRLSPPRNVGGDSDRRREGFQDQSYDNRGRLPHSPPSLVRERLPPRSQADPQQREPGMGWREEQGRGPGRFRDLSPATRIEDQRSGAARERGRRNLQGSNRDRQREEPHQERSPPFKRQRREMDDADHPGYRDEEEFGEQRYLVETPRDGFGGNTQGSLPRGDVRPMRPLVIEHDHGIVNVKKSPQWEQFDKRRDLEFNRQRSPRPQGSSQERFRTSDTRLDDREDVRGGRFQDNRRDSNYVESQRSPVPQDRPNTMRYGNRDGSLNPRGTGCPRPGRGRFNRGQVGRAGPLRTQPRLQQSSQGYQDLPHGEQRLGYRPFREDGNKDPMEGVPRWSGEGKLQNKPRSLEQHLLRDDLDPKMPRGWSDKKTSNMAAVKEETLTIKVDMTRPINQNSSLPSYSTERQLSLDLVNVGRQRLDFLPMLEHSGTYQETPMHTGTFAQEIITLVHHVKEQYFRDDGLTLNERFSVPQTSGFSEEEPVELTLDERFSSNRGFSLNMNSLQEDDEPLFSRLESMQGLNQQLVQDPGDLRHDLERRRQERLEGVMVTIPGGGMSQRPLGQVSEPEFIDDMSPLEEDRFSTWPEEQSRRQEGNMVPRRGASFRLNSQRRNNRFINQAGPMRRQNNRSNPAGPTW
- the zgc:112982 gene encoding BCLAF1 and THRAP3 family member 3 isoform X1; the protein is MSRSRSPNYRRFQWEESSSAPYKVLTEPDKNPHHRSHRLRPTPEEDWGFDREEMYPEAQRRSPPFPDDLFQIEHHRRPDVEKFYNRASSPHYDVRAFEGRRLSPPRNVGGDSDRRREGFQDQSYDNRGRLPHSPPSLVRERLPPRSQADPQQREPGMGWREEQGRGPGRFRDLSPATRIEDQRSGAARERGRRNLQGSNRDRQREEPHQERSPPFKRQRREMDDADHPGYRDEEEFGEQRYLVETPRDGFGGNTQGSLPRGDVRPMRPLVIEHDHGIVNVKKSPQWEQFDKRRDLEFNRQRSPRPQGSSQERFRTSDTRLDDREDVRGGRFQDNRRDSNYVESQRSPVPQDRPNTMRYGNRDGSLNPRGTGCPRPGRGRFNRGQVGRAGPLRTQPRLQQSSQGYQDLPHGEQRLGYRPFREDGNKDPMEGVPRWSGEGKLQNKPRSLEQHLLRDDLDPKMPRGWSDKKTSNMAAVKEETLTIKVDMTRPINQNSSLPSYSTERQLSLDLVNVGRQRLDFLPMLEHSGTYQETPMHTGTFAQEIITLVHHVKEQYFRDDGLTLNERFSVPQTSGFSEEEPVELTLDERFSSNRGFSLNMNSLQEDDEPLFSRLESMQGLNQQLVQDPGDLRHDLERRRQERLEGVMVTIPGGGMSQRPLGQVSEPEFIDDMSPLEEDRFSTWPEEQSRRQEGNMVPRRGASFRLNSQRRNNRFINQAGPMRRQNNRSNPAGKPLTPLKPETVKQSPPITPIETKGTKSASASLPSLCFSAII
- the zgc:112982 gene encoding BCLAF1 and THRAP3 family member 3 isoform X2, which codes for MSRSRSPNYRRFQWEESSSAPYKVLTEPDKNPHHRSHRLRPTPEEDWGFDREEMYPEAQRRSPPFPDDLFQIEHHRRPDVEKFYNRASSPHYDVRAFEGRRLSPPRNVGGDSDRRREGFQDQSYDNRGRLPHSPPSLVRERLPPRSQADPQQREPGMGWREEQGRGPGRFRDLSPATRIEDQRSGAARERGRRNLQGSNRDRQREEPHQERSPPFKRQRREMDDADHPGYRDEEEFGEQRYLVETPRDGFGGNTQGSLPRGDVRPMRPLVIEHDHGIVNVKKSPQWEQFDKRRDLEFNRQRSPRPQGSSQERFRTSDTRLDDREDVRGGRFQDNRRDSNYVESQRSPVPQDRPNTMRYGNRDGSLNPRGTGCPRPGRGRFNRGQVGRAGPLRTQPRLQQSSQGYQDLPHGEQRLGYRPFREDGNKDPMEGVPRWSGEGKLQNKPRSLEQHLLRDDLDPKMPRGWSDKKTSNMAAVKEETLTIKVDMTRPINQNSLPSYSTERQLSLDLVNVGRQRLDFLPMLEHSGTYQETPMHTGTFAQEIITLVHHVKEQYFRDDGLTLNERFSVPQTSGFSEEEPVELTLDERFSSNRGFSLNMNSLQEDDEPLFSRLESMQGLNQQLVQDPGDLRHDLERRRQERLEGVMVTIPGGGMSQRPLGQVSEPEFIDDMSPLEEDRFSTWPEEQSRRQEGNMVPRRGASFRLNSQRRNNRFINQAGPMRRQNNRSNPAGKPLTPLKPETVKQSPPITPIETKGTKSASASLPSLCFSAII
- the zgc:112982 gene encoding BCLAF1 and THRAP3 family member 3 isoform X3; translated protein: MSRSRSPNYRRFQWEESSSAPYKVLTEPDKNPHHRSHRLRPTPEEDWGFDREEMYPEAQRRSPPFPDDLFQIEHHRRPDVEKFYNRASSPHYDVRAFEGRRLSPPRNVGGDSDRRREGFQDQSYDNRGRLPHSPPSLVRERLPPRSQADPQQREPGMGWREEQGRGPGRFRDLSPATRIEDQRSGAARERGRRNLQGSNRDRQREEPHQERSPPFKRQRREMDDADHPGYRDEEEFGEQRYLVETPRDGFGGNTQGSLPRGDVRPMRPLVIEHDHGIVNVKKSPQWEQFDKRRDLEFNRQRSPRPQGSSQERFRTSDTRLDDREDVRGGRFQDNRRDSNYVESQRSPVPQDRPNTMRYGNRDGSLNPRGTGCPRPGRGRFNRGQVGRAGPLRTQPRLQQSSQGYQDLPHGEQRLGYRPFREDGNKDPMEGVPRWSGEGKLQNKPRSLEQHLLRDDLDPKMPRGWSDKKTSNMAAVKEETLTIKVDMTRPINQNSSLPSYSTERQLSLDLVNVGRQRLDFLPMLEHSGTYQETPMHTGTFAQEIITLVHHVKEQYFRDDGLTLNERFSVPQTSGFSEEEPVELTLDERFSSNRGFSLNMNSLQEDDEPLFSRLESMQGLNQQLVQDPGDLRHDLERRRQERLEGVMVTIPGGGMSQRPLGQVSEPEFIDDMSPLEEDRFSTWPEEQSRRQEGNMVPRRGASFRLNSQRRNNRFINQAGPMRRQNNRSNPAVDPLHISF